From a region of the Polyodon spathula isolate WHYD16114869_AA chromosome 31, ASM1765450v1, whole genome shotgun sequence genome:
- the LOC121303064 gene encoding lysoplasmalogenase-like protein TMEM86A produces the protein MRIKKNLANQSFLSASLPRPTFTSYSEPDRKEFAASNGREKGSATVADSEVDSSRLSEAMGSVSYLLRGAKWGSMLSKCLPVFLCCVYLLYRTSHQWGRYQKLILAGLLLSSLGDACLIYPGLFILGMAFFAAAHISYICAFGWSPLNPVPLAVILPVEGLIFFTVLLPELDGLLVFLIPLYILLLGTMVWRSLVVPLPRGAWICAATGGVSFMVSDTTLAVDKFCTPLPYAEALIMGTYYLAQILLTLSATDGREQRREPRKKKHAQN, from the exons atgagaataaaaaaaaacctggcaaaCCAATCctttctctctgcctccctcccccGCCCCACGTTCACTTCCTATAGTGAACCAGACAGGAAAGAATTTGCAGCTtcgaacgggagagagaagggaagCGCTACTGTGGCAGACAGCGAAGTGGACTCCTCTCGTTTATCAG AGGCGATGGGCTCGGTCTCGTATCTCCTGCGAGGGGCGAAATGGGGCAGCATGCTGTCCAAGTGCCTCCCGGTCTTCCTGTGCTGTGTGTACCTGCTGTACCGCACCTCCCACCAGTGGGGGCGCTACCAAAAGCTCATCCTGGCTGGACTGCTGCTCTCCAGTCTAGGAGACGCCTGCCTGATTTACCCTGGTCTCTTCATTCTGG GAATGGCGTTCTTTGCTGCGGCTCACATCTCCTATATCTGTGCGTTTGGCTGGTCTCCGCTCAATCCTGTCCCGCTGGCCGTCATCCTGCCCGTGGAAGGCTTGATCTTCTTCACCGTTCTGCTGCCAGAGCTGGATGGGCTGCTGGTCTTCCTGATTCCCCTCTACATCCTGCTGCTGGGCACCATGGTGTGGCGCTCCCTGGTTGTGCCGCTGCCCAGGGGAGCGTGGATTTGTGCCGCCACGGGGGGCGTGTCCTTTATGGTGTCGGACACGACCCTGGCGGTTGATAAGTTCTGCACTCCCCTGCCCTATGCAGAGGCCTTAATAATGGGGACCTACTACCTCGCCCAAATCCTGCTCACTCTGTCAGCCACTGACGGGAGAGAGCAACGCAGGGAgcccagaaagaaaaaacatgcacAGAATTAA